In Spirosoma aureum, a single genomic region encodes these proteins:
- a CDS encoding GH92 family glycosyl hydrolase, which translates to MRKILFLFLLAGPLFAQTKQPVDYVNPLIGSAPSQTPTAKRHSEAGSELKGQIAPAIGRPHAMTTWTPQTQATETKCIAPYYYNDPKINGFRGTHWLNGSCVQDYGSVTIMPVSGKLALRPAERGSHFDHKTETVTPAYYDVRLTDSNIWAELSAHTRAGLLQFTFGKGGDNAILVEPNSDEGEGYVEIHPERNEIVGYNPAHRIYQGAGQSAGFSGHFVVQFDRPLTTFGTWTNYEPSAGSKQAKGAGRKESIGAYVRWNLKPGEVVRVRVGTSFVSEDGARKNLQTELPDWNLARVRQQTEAAWNGELGRMQATGRDTDKTMFYTALYHANLTPRIFSDSDGAYPGFADDTAIHKASGFDYYCDFSLWDTFRACQPLQNLLNPKRSGDMMQSLVKKAEQGGWMPIFPCWNSYTAAMIGDHAQSAIADAYSKGVRNFDVKAAYKYLRKNAFDVNSDPKSYEAGKGRRALASYLQYQYIPLEDSVWQAFHKREQVSRTLEYAYDDFCLGQLAKALGQTSDATTLNQRARNYRNVLDPATGYVRGRYADGQWIAKFDPFALRVSFITEGSPAQYTFFVPQDVQGIAKLVGGRERFVAKLDTLFNDGRYWHGNEPNNQISYLYAFAGAPYKTQARVRQLVQDEYDTSPGGLSGNEDGGQMSAWLVFSMAGLYPVCPGTPYYVLGSPTLDAVTIRPGAGNASFTIKALANSPQNVYIQSATLNGKSFSRTYLTHNELVKGGELILQMGPLPNKNWGNRPEDAMPSVLPE; encoded by the coding sequence ATGCGTAAAATTCTCTTCCTGTTTCTGCTGGCGGGACCACTCTTTGCCCAGACAAAACAGCCGGTCGATTATGTTAATCCGCTGATTGGTTCAGCACCCAGTCAGACACCAACTGCCAAGCGGCATAGCGAAGCGGGGAGTGAACTGAAAGGGCAGATTGCTCCTGCCATCGGGCGACCGCATGCCATGACAACCTGGACACCGCAGACACAGGCAACAGAAACAAAGTGCATTGCTCCCTACTATTACAACGATCCCAAAATCAACGGGTTTCGCGGAACCCACTGGCTCAATGGCAGTTGCGTTCAGGATTATGGTAGCGTCACGATTATGCCAGTTTCCGGAAAACTCGCGTTACGTCCGGCTGAACGAGGGTCGCACTTTGATCACAAAACCGAAACGGTTACTCCTGCTTATTACGATGTTCGGTTAACAGACTCGAATATTTGGGCAGAGTTGTCGGCGCATACGCGGGCGGGACTGTTGCAGTTTACGTTTGGTAAGGGTGGCGACAACGCTATTCTTGTTGAGCCGAACAGCGATGAAGGGGAAGGATATGTCGAAATTCATCCTGAACGGAACGAGATCGTAGGCTACAATCCGGCTCATCGAATCTATCAGGGTGCCGGGCAATCGGCAGGTTTTAGTGGCCATTTTGTAGTGCAGTTCGACCGGCCGCTCACCACCTTCGGGACCTGGACAAATTATGAACCATCGGCCGGGTCGAAACAGGCCAAAGGAGCCGGCAGAAAAGAGTCCATTGGCGCTTATGTTCGCTGGAATCTGAAACCGGGCGAAGTTGTTCGTGTTCGGGTTGGAACGTCGTTCGTGAGCGAGGACGGAGCACGAAAAAACCTGCAAACCGAACTGCCTGACTGGAATCTCGCCCGCGTTCGCCAGCAAACGGAGGCAGCCTGGAATGGCGAACTTGGCCGGATGCAGGCTACGGGGCGCGATACGGATAAGACCATGTTTTACACGGCTCTTTATCATGCGAATCTGACCCCCCGCATCTTCTCGGATAGCGACGGAGCCTATCCTGGTTTTGCGGATGATACGGCCATTCACAAGGCCAGCGGCTTCGACTATTATTGTGATTTTAGCCTTTGGGATACCTTTCGGGCCTGTCAGCCGCTGCAAAATCTGCTGAATCCGAAACGGTCGGGCGATATGATGCAATCACTGGTGAAAAAGGCCGAACAGGGCGGATGGATGCCTATTTTTCCATGCTGGAATAGCTATACTGCGGCCATGATCGGCGATCATGCACAATCGGCTATTGCCGATGCTTACAGCAAAGGAGTCAGGAATTTTGATGTAAAAGCGGCTTATAAGTACCTGCGTAAAAACGCGTTTGATGTAAACAGTGATCCCAAAAGCTACGAAGCCGGTAAAGGGCGACGAGCGTTGGCATCCTACCTTCAATACCAGTACATTCCGCTTGAAGATTCGGTCTGGCAGGCATTTCACAAGCGGGAACAGGTTTCGCGAACCCTCGAATATGCATACGATGACTTTTGCCTTGGCCAACTCGCGAAAGCGCTTGGTCAAACGAGCGATGCCACTACCCTGAATCAGCGTGCCCGAAACTACCGGAATGTACTGGATCCCGCGACGGGCTATGTACGTGGACGTTATGCAGATGGACAATGGATTGCCAAATTTGATCCATTTGCGTTGCGCGTATCGTTTATTACCGAAGGTTCGCCCGCTCAGTACACATTTTTTGTGCCGCAGGATGTGCAGGGAATTGCCAAACTCGTTGGCGGACGGGAGCGGTTCGTGGCCAAACTGGATACCCTGTTTAACGACGGGCGCTACTGGCATGGTAATGAACCGAATAACCAGATTTCGTACCTCTATGCCTTTGCTGGCGCTCCTTACAAAACACAGGCTCGCGTTCGTCAGCTTGTTCAGGACGAATACGATACGTCGCCGGGGGGGCTGAGCGGCAATGAAGATGGTGGACAAATGTCGGCTTGGCTGGTGTTTAGTATGGCGGGACTGTATCCGGTATGTCCCGGAACGCCGTATTACGTGCTGGGTAGCCCGACGCTTGATGCTGTAACGATCAGGCCGGGGGCTGGCAACGCTTCATTTACAATCAAAGCGCTGGCTAATTCTCCTCAAAATGTCTATATCCAATCGGCTACGCTGAATGGAAAGTCTTTTAGTCGT
- a CDS encoding glycoside hydrolase family 88/105 protein yields MDNLPSFKRLLIAVLSVTLLVGTGFANVPKEKGRKAIPMRRNGVRDEVFSPKYIKDVLLKTTQWQLQHPKHSPTDWTNGAFYAGIFAAYETTKSPLILDSLMAIGERNQWRPGKRFDHADDIAVCQMYIDLYRLKKDRRMIQPTIDTVQKMQKVTGPELAKHGQTWWWCDALFMAPPVLAKLSTTLNDPAYNTFSDSLFKQTYTLLYNRQEHLFARDANYLVDANGVGKKEANGQKIFWSRGNGWVMGGLVRVLEELPAKHPSRAFYLTLYRQMSERLLALQQADGLWRASLLDPAAYPGGEASGSGFDCYALAWGINQGILPKKTYQPAVEKAWVALTKLVSPEGRVGWVQPIGGDPRRNFSEDSWEVYGTGAFLLAGSQIIKLKP; encoded by the coding sequence ATGGATAATTTGCCGAGCTTTAAACGATTATTGATTGCAGTTCTGAGTGTAACTCTACTCGTTGGAACGGGATTTGCCAATGTGCCCAAAGAAAAAGGTCGAAAAGCCATCCCGATGCGCCGAAATGGGGTTCGTGATGAAGTTTTTTCTCCGAAATACATTAAAGATGTCCTCCTGAAAACAACGCAGTGGCAATTGCAGCATCCCAAGCACAGCCCAACTGACTGGACCAATGGGGCGTTCTATGCAGGTATTTTTGCCGCTTATGAAACCACAAAATCGCCACTGATTCTGGACTCATTGATGGCGATCGGTGAACGAAATCAGTGGCGTCCCGGCAAACGCTTCGATCATGCCGATGATATAGCGGTTTGTCAGATGTATATTGATTTGTACCGGCTTAAAAAAGATCGGCGAATGATTCAGCCGACGATCGATACGGTCCAGAAAATGCAAAAAGTGACAGGGCCCGAACTTGCCAAACATGGACAGACCTGGTGGTGGTGTGATGCCTTATTTATGGCTCCACCCGTTCTGGCAAAATTGAGTACGACGTTAAACGACCCTGCCTATAATACCTTCTCGGATTCGTTGTTCAAACAGACCTATACTCTTCTTTACAACCGGCAGGAGCATTTGTTTGCCCGCGACGCCAATTACTTGGTCGATGCAAACGGTGTTGGAAAGAAAGAAGCAAACGGTCAGAAAATTTTCTGGTCGAGGGGCAATGGCTGGGTTATGGGCGGTCTGGTGCGCGTTTTGGAGGAGCTTCCCGCCAAACACCCAAGCCGAGCTTTTTATCTGACCTTATATCGGCAGATGAGTGAACGCCTGCTGGCGCTTCAGCAAGCCGACGGATTGTGGCGAGCCAGTTTGCTGGACCCGGCCGCCTATCCGGGTGGCGAAGCGAGTGGTTCCGGTTTCGATTGCTATGCCCTTGCCTGGGGAATCAATCAGGGAATTCTGCCGAAGAAAACCTACCAGCCCGCTGTTGAAAAAGCATGGGTAGCGTTAACAAAGCTTGTTTCGCCCGAAGGCCGGGTAGGGTGGGTGCAGCCCATCGGTGGAGATCCCCGGCGTAATTTCAGCGAAGACAGTTGGGAGGTTTACGGTACGGGTGCTTTTCTGCTGGCCGGTTCACAAATTATCAAGTTAAAACCGTAG